From Strigops habroptila isolate Jane chromosome 1, bStrHab1.2.pri, whole genome shotgun sequence, a single genomic window includes:
- the LOC115609671 gene encoding probable G-protein coupled receptor 141 encodes MYKEDFRNMIGENSNSSDSSAFTHTNTTSAILITAYSVAFAGGGIGSITMSFVLVKMNTLSVTTTAIINLVIVHSLLLFTVPFRLHYYVNKKWVFKMTFCKIVSAMVHIHMYLTFLFYVVTLVIRWLIFFQWKDKVEFYRKLHAIAASAAVWVLVMVFVVPVLCFEYGRSGSYSDTTCFKFHRELQQESVKALNYTIIVAVTCITCILLGLQIFILIKVSRRLSTSLWSHQEFWAQVKNLIFICVIIICFLPYHLFRAYYIQHMGDFDQLESYNEVFLSLTALSCLDLLFFVLSGSRLFKQKVVMLLSRLSCC; translated from the coding sequence ATGTACAAGGAAGATTTCAGGAACATGATTGGAGAGAATAGCAACAGCAGTGACTCCTCTGCCTTCACTCACACCAACACCACGAGTGCCATCCTGATTACTGCCTACTCAGTTGCCTTTGCTGGTGGTGGAATTGGGTCCATCACAATGTCATTCGTGCTGGTCAAGATGAACACTCTGTCTGTGACCACTACAGCCATCATTAACCTGGTCATTGTGcacagcctcctcctcttcacAGTGCCCTTCCGCCTGCACTACTATGTCAACAAGAAGTGGGTATTCAAGATGACATTTTGCAAAATAGTGAGTGCAATGGTGCACATCCACATGTACCTGACCTTCCTCTTCTATGTGGTCACGCTGGTGATCCGGTGGCTCATCTTTTTCCAATGGAAGGACAAGGTGGAGTTTTACAGAAAGCTGCACGCCATTGCAGCAAGTGCTGCTGTGTGGGTCTTGGTCATGGTTTTTGTGGTGCCAGTCTTGTGCTTTGAGTATGGACGCTCAGGCTCATACAGTGATACAACATGCTTTAAGTTCCACAGAGAACTACAGCAGGAGAGCGTGAAAGCCCTGAACTACACCATCATTGTAGCTGTCACTTGCATTACTTGTATCCTCTTGGGCTTGCAGATTTTCATCCTGATAAAAGTGTCAAGAAGACTTTCCACCTCCCTCTGGTCACACCAAGAGTTCTGGGCCCAAGTGAAAAACTTGATTTTCATCTGCGTCATCATCATTTGCTTCCTTCCCTATCACCTCTTCAGGGCCTACTACATACAGCACATGGGTGATTTTGACCAGTTAGAAAGCTACAATGAAGTTTTTCTGAGCCTGACTGCCCTCAGCTGCCTGGACCTGCTCTTCTTCGTGCTGAGTGGAAGCCGCCTCTTCAAGCAAAAGGTGGTCATGCTCCTCAGCAGGTTGTCTTGCTGCTAG